A DNA window from Setaria viridis chromosome 2, Setaria_viridis_v4.0, whole genome shotgun sequence contains the following coding sequences:
- the LOC117845491 gene encoding putative cysteine-rich receptor-like protein kinase 20, with protein MVVPPSLLLSSALLLAGAAAYSEYSCNGTTGNFTSGSAFSANLGRLVAALPANASSSPSLFASATVGAVPDTAYGLALCRGDVTDPRVCSACLADAFSRLRRLCRADRDATFYADLCTARYSGGDFLARPGDNSPVINALDVNASTYYGWDARNATSRTLFLSLVGTLFGEMAMYAAYNSSAARMFASAAMYVNPQLPTVYGFVQCTPDLSRGQCWDCFQDLQNLNRRWYDGREGGRILGVRCSFRYEAYHFFAGMPEVRIGLEGDPSTSSTPRSNGSNHKKVVIVALIVSITAFCAILAAGLFIIRTHRQRAEKRKQQLQAQSRNSSATEEALKLWRVEESSTEFTLYDFAELAAATGDFSDENLLGRGGFGPVYKGKLADGTEIAVKRLAAHSGQGLEEFKNEIQLIAKLQHTNLVRLVGCCVQDEEKLLVYEYMRNRSLDCFIFDQQRGTLLDWEKRRRIIEGIAQGLLYLHKHSRVRIIHRDLKASNILLDKDLNPKISDFGMARIFGSNMTEANTKRVVGTYGYMAPEYASEGIFSVKSDVYSFGVLLLEIVSGKRNSGHHRHYGDFVNLLGYAWQLWKDGRVYELIDPTLGERGDAAAIARCLRVALLCVQDSAADRPTMADVTAMLAAAGSSDGGASGPLPDPRQPPHFSLRVVAAGSDEDGGGSGMRTQTHGGTTSCFSTNDLTISSCIQEGR; from the exons ATGGTGGTCCCACCCTCCCTCCTCCTATCCTCTGCGCTCcttctcgccggcgccgccgcgtacTCGGAGTACTCGTGCAATGGCACCACGGGCAACTTCACGTCCGGCAGCGCCTTCTCCGCCAACCTGGGACGCCTCGTCGCGGCGCTGCCCGccaacgcctcctcctccccgtcgctCTTCGCCTCGGCGACCGTCGGCGCCGTCCCGGACACGGCGTACGGCCTCGCGCTCTGCCGCGGCGACGTCACGGACCCCCGGGTCTGCTCGGCGTGCCTCGCCGACGCCTTCTCCAGGCTGCGCCGCCTCTGCCGCGCGGACAGGGACGCCACCTTCTACGCCGACCTCTGCACGGcgcggtactccggcggcgaCTTCCTGGCGCGGCCCGGCGACAACTCGCCGGTGATCAACGCGCTCGACGTGAACGCGTCGACCTACTACGGGTGGGACGCCCGGAACGCGACGAGCCGGACGCTGTTCCTGTCGCTGGTGGGCACGCTGTTCGGGGAGATGGCCATGTACGCCGCCTACAACTCCTCGGCGGCGCGCATGTTCGCCAGCGCCGCCATGTACGTCAACCCGCAGCTGCCGACGGTGTACGGCTTCGTGCAGTGTACACCGGACCTCTCGAGGGGCCAGTGCTGGGACTGCTTCCAGGACCTGCAGAACCTGAACCGGCGGTGGTACGACGGCCGCGAGGGCGGGCGCATCCTCGGCGTCCGCTGCAGCTTCCGGTACGAGGCCTACCATTTCTTCGCCGGCATGCCGGAGGTCAGGATCGGCCTGGAGGGCGACCCTTCTACTTCATCAACTCCGCGAAGTAATG GAAGCAACCACAAGAAGGTCGTAATTGTCGCCCTCATCGTATCAATCACGGCGTTCTGCGCAATACTGGCTGCCGGCCTTTTCATAATCAGAACACATAGGCAACGAGCCG AGAAGAggaagcagcagctgcaggcaCAGTCCCGGAACAGCTCCGCGACAGAGGAGGCGCTGAAGCTGTGGCGGGTCGAGGAGAGCAGCACGGAGTTCACGCTCTACGACTTCGCCGAGCTGGCCGCCGCGACGGGCGACTTCTCCGACGAGAACCTGCTCGGCAGAGGAGGCTTCGGCCCAGTCTACAAG GGGAAGCTTGCGGACGGCACCGAGATCGCGGTGAAGCGTCTGGCGGCGCATTCGGGTCAGGGGCTGGAGGAGTTCAAGAACGAGATCCAGCTGATCGCCAAGCTGCAGCACACCaaccttgtccgcctcgtcggcTGCTGCGTCCAGGACGAGGAGAAGCTGCTCGTCTACGAGTACATGCGCAACCGCAGCCTCGACTGCTTCATCTTCGACCAGCAGCGGGGGACGTTGCTGGACTGGGAGAAACGGCGGCGCATAATCGAGGGGATCGCGCAGGGGCTTCTCTACCTGCACAAGCACTCCCGGGTGCGCATCATCCACCGTGATCTCAAGGCCAGTAACATTTTGCTGGACAAGGACCTGAACCCCAAGATCTCCGACTTCGGCATGGCCAGGATCTTCGGCTCCAACATGACGGAGGCCAACACCAAAAGGGTTGTCGGCACATA TGGCTACATGGCTCCTGAGTATGCTTCGGAGGGCATCTTCTCGGTGAAAtccgacgtgtacagcttcggcgtgctACTACTCGAAATCGTCAGCGGCAAGAGGAAcagcggccaccaccgccactacGGCGACTTCGTCAACCTGCTCGGATAC GCATGGCAGCTGTGGAAGGACGGGAGGGTGTACGAGCTGATCGACCCGACGCTGGGCGagcgcggcgacgcggcggccatCGCGCGGTGCCTCAGGGTGGCGCTGCTGTGCGTGCAGGACAGCGCCGCGGACCGGCCGACCATGGCGGACGTGACGGCGatgctggccgccgccggcagcagcgacggcggcgcgtcCGGGCCCCTCCCGGACCCGAGGCAGCCACCGCACTTCTCGCTCAGGGTGgtcgccgccggcagcgacgaggacggcggcgggtcGGGGATGCGGACGCAGACGCACGGCGGCACCACGTCGTGCTTCAGCACCAACGACCTCACCATCAGCTCCTGCATCCAGGAGGGAAGATGA